From the Oncorhynchus nerka isolate Pitt River linkage group LG20, Oner_Uvic_2.0, whole genome shotgun sequence genome, one window contains:
- the LOC115102482 gene encoding ankyrin repeat domain-containing protein SOWAHC-like, whose amino-acid sequence MGDVSEESLLDYFYSAGGKVKNADLMKIYRPFIGHNEMQLRDKYREEFKRIIDMIAVVKSENSEKYLILKKRYRQQEQGSETEPGTDRQASPAASTARPSASVQRDVSGVSSLHTQGEPDLQPDPAKRAEARKPSQVMWCGGIPSITFKEAPKQEHTQEDQHTERTPSPSISEKTLAHSNGEDELDRDSGSKSESEEECMGRMRSTPVAPIQSLHLDPVEKEWIYSATCGSLSDLSQLLKQEPSLANKKVWVPFTALHWAAKHGKEDMATMMVNAGADVNTKSGYTPLHIAALHGHRHILELLIGKYGAKKNLRDYSGHLACQYLNITEPTEDDRAAPEETQFPEFQARDHSRNRKLVSLFQSKKKWGSAEELAPVKERVALAPHQLMVPAFRPRKFSR is encoded by the exons ATGGGTGATGTCAGTGAAGAATCGTTGCTGGATTATTTCTACTCAGCCGGAGGGAAAGTAAAAAATGCTGATTTAATGAAAATATACAGGCCTTTCATTGGTCATAACGAAATGCAGCTGCGTG ACAAATACAGAGAGGAGTTCAAACGGATCATCGACATGATTGCTGTTGTGAAATCAGAGAAT AGTGAGAAGTACCTGATTCTGAAGAAGAGGTACAGGCAGCAGGAGCAGGGCAGTGAGACAGAgcctgggacagacagacaggccagtcCTGCGGCCAGCACTGCCAGGCCCTCGGCATCAGTCCAGCGGGATGTGTCGGGGGTCTCGTCTCTCCACACCCAGGGGGAACCAGACCTCCAGCCTGACCCGGCCAAGAGGGCAGAGGCGAGGAAGCCTTCACAGGTGATGTGGTGTGGAGGAATCCCCAGCATTACCTTCAAAGAGGCACCCAAGCAGGAGCACACACAGGAG GACCAGCACACCGAGAGGACCCCCTCACCGTCCATTTCAGAGAAAACCCTAGCGCACAGTAACGGAGAGGATGAGCTAGACAGGGACTCCGGGTCAAAG TCTGAGTCGGAAGAGGAGTGTATGGGCAGAATGCGCTCCACCCCAGTGGCT CCCATCCAATCCCTACACCTGGACCCTGTGGAGAAGGAATGGATCTACTCTGCTACTTGTGGCAGTCTCTCTGACCTCTCCCAGCTGCTAAAACAGGAGCCCTCCTTGGCCAACAAGAAG GTCTGGGTGCCGTTT ACAGCTCTTCACTGGGCAGCCAAACATGGCAAGGAGGACATGGCTACCATGATGGTTAACGCAGGAGCTGATGTGAACACTAAATCT GGCTATACACCCCTGCATATTGCAGCATTGCATGGCCATCGACACATTTTGGAGCTGCTCATTGGAAAATATG GTGCGAAGAAGAATCTGCGGGACTACAGCGGCCATCTTGCCTGCCAGTACCTGAACATCACGGAGCCTACAGAGGACGACCGAGCAGCTCCAGAGGAGACAC AATTCCCTGAGTTCCAGGCCAGAGACCACAGTAGGAACAGGAAGTTGGTCTCGTTGTTCCAGTCCAAGAAGAAGTGGGGCTCAGCGGAGGAGTTAGCCCCTGTAAAGGAGAGGGTGGCACTAGCACCCCATCAACTCATGGTCCCCGCATTCAGACCCAGGAAATTCTCACGCTAA